The DNA sequence GATGACCGGGGGCAGGAAATCGGTGAAGTGGCGGGGACCGATGTCCGTGATCCGGTTCTCCATCGGTTTGTCGGGATTGTATCCAGAAGAAATGAAAGCCATGTTCGCTACCTCCCTTATCTCAGATGGTGTTTCCGGAACTCGTTGATGTCACGCTTCCAACCGCCGGGCACGTCTTCTTCCTTCCAGAAGATGTACGGGTTGTGCCTGGGCTCCTGAACGTGCTGCGGAATTGCCTTCATGTTCACGGACTCGAGGAGCCTCTGGAAGCCCTGACGCTTGATCAGTTCGCCCAGACGCTCGCGGTTCTTCCCCTCTTCCATCCACCAGTCCCAGATGCCCTCAATGATCTCCTTGATCTCGTCGTAGGGCTCCTCGACCTTGATGAAGGGTACCAGCAAGGAACCCATCTGGGCGCCGTCCAGGATCGGGGCCTTGGCACCGACCAGGATGGACAGGCCGCGGTCGTTGCCGATCCGCAGGGCCCTGGGCATGACGTTCAGACAATGCATGCAGCGGGTGCACTCACGGTCGTTGATTTTCAGCTTGCCGTCTTCGATCCACATGCACTCGGTGGGACAGAGATCGATGACTTCCTTCTGAATATCGAACGGACCCCAGTCACGGCCGGCATGGGCGCCGCCGTTGGGGGCGATCTCACCGCCGATGTAGGCGGCCACGGCTTCCTGATCGATGCGAATCTGGTCACGCCATGTGCCGACAAAGGCCATGTCCGAACGGGCGATGGATGCCACACAGCAGTTGGGACAGCCGTCGAACTTGAACTTGAACTTGTAGGGGAAGGCAGGACGGTGGAGTTCGTCCTGGTATTCCTGGGTCATGGTGTAGCAGAGCTCTTGGGTGTCGTAGCAGGCCCACTCACAACGGGACTCGCCCAGACAGGTGGCCGGGGTGCGCAGGTTGGAACCTGAACCGCCAAGGTCTTGATTCAGGGTGTGGGTCAGTTCGAAGAAAATCTCTTCCAACTGGGGGGTGGTGGTGCCCAGGAAGACGATGTCCCCGGTGGCGCCGTGCATGTTGGTCAGACCTGACCCGCGGAACTCCCAAAGGTCGCACAGCTGACGGAGAAACTCACTGCTGTAGTATTTGCCGGCTGGCTGGTTGACCCGCATGGTGTGGAAGTGGGCCACGCCCGGAAACATTGTGGGCTGGTCGCAGTACCGGCCGATGACGCCGCCGCCGTAGCCAAAAACGCCGACGATGCCGCCGTGCTTCCAGTGAGTCCGGCCCTGTTCGTAGGACAGTTCCAGAACGCCCAGCAAATCGTCACAGACGTCGACGGGAATCTGAAACTCGACGTTCTTTTCGTTTTTGTGACGACGCTCGGCCTCTTCCTTGATGTCCGTGACAAAGCTCGGCCATGGACCGCTCTGCAGCTGGTCCAAAAGAGGGGTTTGATGTTTAGCCATTGCACATCCTCCTTTAAGAGTTAAAACCTGACTTCTCGGTTTGCGCGACCGAAGGCGGGCACGGCCCTTATTCGGCCACCTGACGACAAAACCATCGATCTATGTTCGTGGAGTAAACACCTGTGAAGAGTTGCTCAAAATGCCTGTTTTGTCAATGGAAAATCCGAAAGACTCTTCGCTGGAAAACCTTCTAGTCAATCTGACCCTAAGCCCCTTTCCTTCCTAGCGATACGGAGCGATCTCCTCGAGAAAACGCTCTTCGACCTCGTAGCCAGTTTCCACGGCCTTGTCGAAATATTCGATGGCCTTCTTCATGTCGTTCATCTCAAGATAGGCGATGCCGAGGTTGTTCCAAGCCGGACCGAATGTGGGCTCCTGGTCCACGACCCGCTCGCATTCCTGGATGCACGACGTATGATCGCCCTGAAGGAGATATGCCCCTGCGAGACTGGTCCGAGCCTGAATGAACTGCGGATCGAAAGACAGGGCCCGGCGCAGTGATCCGATGGCCTTGTCAATCTCCTTGCGCTGAAGATGAATGAATCCGATGTTTCCGTGCGGAACCGCAAAGCGAGGACGAATTTTGGCCGCCTGCTGGTTGAAACTCATACAGGCATCCAGATCCCCCCGATGCATAGCTATACCGCCAAGCTGGACATAGGCCTCGGACAGTTCAGGGTTGAGCCGGATGGCCTGGATCAGCGAAGACTCAGCCGAGTCCAAATCCCGCTTGCCGATATAGGCCACGCCGAGGTTGTAGTGCAGAGTCGAATTTTTGGGATCATTCTCCAGCTGCGCCTTGTATTCCTTGATCATCTTGTCGGCAACACTCATCTCTCGCTCCGTTCTCATGTTTCCCAGAAGGACTTTCCTTCCCGGTCAAGAAGTTCCTTGTACCAAAGGCAGAAATCGAAAACCCCCCGGCAACGCTCATCCCGGCTGACCAGAGTCAGACAAAACTCAAGCACGGACTGTCCATAGGCCGCACTATAATTATCCGGCTGTGTTTCATGCATAAAATCTCGAAATAATTGCTGAGTGGTCCTCCGAGTTACGTCTGTCCTGATCTCAATGGGATCCTTTGGGAGTTGAAACGGATCCCACTTGTCATAGCCAATCCGATCGATGAACTTCTTTCGACGAGGTGAAAGACGCTCGAAAATCGCTTTTTTTTGCTCTTCGTGCTCGGGGGTCATCGCGTTAGACATGGGCTCACCGATCTGCGCTTGGTATTGTGCCGG is a window from the Deltaproteobacteria bacterium genome containing:
- the dsrA gene encoding dissimilatory-type sulfite reductase subunit alpha, yielding MAKHQTPLLDQLQSGPWPSFVTDIKEEAERRHKNEKNVEFQIPVDVCDDLLGVLELSYEQGRTHWKHGGIVGVFGYGGGVIGRYCDQPTMFPGVAHFHTMRVNQPAGKYYSSEFLRQLCDLWEFRGSGLTNMHGATGDIVFLGTTTPQLEEIFFELTHTLNQDLGGSGSNLRTPATCLGESRCEWACYDTQELCYTMTQEYQDELHRPAFPYKFKFKFDGCPNCCVASIARSDMAFVGTWRDQIRIDQEAVAAYIGGEIAPNGGAHAGRDWGPFDIQKEVIDLCPTECMWIEDGKLKINDRECTRCMHCLNVMPRALRIGNDRGLSILVGAKAPILDGAQMGSLLVPFIKVEEPYDEIKEIIEGIWDWWMEEGKNRERLGELIKRQGFQRLLESVNMKAIPQHVQEPRHNPYIFWKEEDVPGGWKRDINEFRKHHLR
- a CDS encoding tetratricopeptide repeat protein; this translates as MSVADKMIKEYKAQLENDPKNSTLHYNLGVAYIGKRDLDSAESSLIQAIRLNPELSEAYVQLGGIAMHRGDLDACMSFNQQAAKIRPRFAVPHGNIGFIHLQRKEIDKAIGSLRRALSFDPQFIQARTSLAGAYLLQGDHTSCIQECERVVDQEPTFGPAWNNLGIAYLEMNDMKKAIEYFDKAVETGYEVEERFLEEIAPYR